One window of the Trifolium pratense cultivar HEN17-A07 linkage group LG2, ARS_RC_1.1, whole genome shotgun sequence genome contains the following:
- the LOC123905715 gene encoding transcription factor MYB16-like, whose amino-acid sequence MGRSPCCDKVGLKKGPWTPEEDQKLLAYIDEHGHGSWRALPARAGLQRCGKSCRLRWTNYLRPDIKRGKFSLQEEQTIIQLHALLGNRWSAIATHLSKRTDNEIKNYWNTHLKKRLTKMGIDPITHKPKNDALLSSSENANSKTASNLSHMAQWESARLEAEARLVRESKIRSHNHNHNHKLDFGGNSHLKAWNINLESPTSTLSYNENVPPIITSEEIGGANSNINNKKNNNEDENINNDENNVVVSMIEFVGTNSSSIVKEEGGDDQEQWKGYESSLTFTSNLHHELTMSMDQGVGDVIAEEGFTNLLLKTNSEDLSLSESGGESNNGGGDGGSGSEFYEDNNNYWNSILNLVNSSPSDSPMF is encoded by the exons ATGGGAAGATCACCATGTTGTGACAAAGTTGGTTTAAAGAAAGGTCCATGGACTCCAGAAGAAGATCAAAAACTCTTAGCTTATATTGACGAACATGGTCATGGAAGTTGGCGCGCTTTACCGGCTAGAGCCG GACTTCAAAGATGTGGTAAGAGCTGCAGATTAAGATGGACTAATTATCTTAGGCCTGATATTAAGAGAGGAAAATTTAGTTTGCAAGAAGAACAAACTATTATTCAACTCCATGCTCTCTTAGGGAACAG GTGGTCAGCTATAGCAACACATTTGTCAAAGAGAACAGATAAtgagataaaaaattattggaacACACATCTTAAGAAAAGATTAACAAAAATGGGAATTGATCCTATTACACACAAGCCTAAAAATGATGCTCTTCTTTCATCAAGTGAAAATGCTAATTCAAAAACAGCTTCAAATCTTAGTCACATGGCTCAATGGGAAAGTGCTCGTCTTGAAGCTGAAGCTAGACTTGTTAGAGAATCCAAAATTCGTtcacataatcataatcataatcataagcTAGACTTTGGTGGAAATTCTCATTTGAAGGCTTGGAATATTAATCTTGAATCTCCTACTTCAACTTTATCTTACAATGAAAATGTGCCACCAATTATTACTAGTGAAGAAATAGGAGGTGCAAATagcaacatcaacaacaaaaaaaacaacaatgaggatgaaaatattaataatgatGAAAACAATGTTGTTGTGTCTATGATTGAGTTTGTTGGGACAAATTCAAGTTCAATTGTGAAAGAAGAAGGTGGTGATGATCAAGAACAATGGAAGGGTTATGAAAGTTCATTGACTTTTACATCAAATCTTCATCATGAGTTGACTATGTCAATGGATCAAGGTGTTGGTGATGTTATTGCTGAAGAAGGGTTTACTAATCTTTTGCTTAAAACAAATTCTGAAGATTTGAGTTTGTCAGAAAGTGGAGGTGAATCTAacaatggtggtggtgatggtggAAGTGGAAGTGAATTCTATGAAGATAACAATAACTATTGGAATAGTATTCTTAATTTAGTTAATTCTTCTCCTTCTGATTCACCAATGTTTTGA